A genome region from Ursus arctos isolate Adak ecotype North America unplaced genomic scaffold, UrsArc2.0 scaffold_18, whole genome shotgun sequence includes the following:
- the LOC113260290 gene encoding interferon alpha-1/2-like → MALPFSFLVALVVLSGNSLCSLGCDLPQNHGLFAWRALTLLGQMKRMSASSCDGYTRDFAFPKEVVDGKQLQKAQAFSVVHVMNQKIFHVFCTEASSAAWNTTLLEEFCSGLSEQLSVLEACPMQAAGVGETPGMNVDSILRNYFQRISLYLQEKQYSPCAWETVRAEITSSLFSSTILQERLRHKK, encoded by the coding sequence atggccctgcccttctccttcttgGTGGCCCTGGTGGTACTCAGCGGcaactccctctgctctctgggctGTGACCTGCCTCAGAACCATGGCCTGTTTGCCTGGAGGGCCTTGACGCTCCTGGGACAAATGAAGAGAATGTCTGCTAGCTCTTGTGACGGGTACACACGTGACTTTGCCTTCCCCAAGGAGGTGGTTGatggcaagcagttgcagaaggCTCAAGCCTTCTCGGTCGTGCATGTGATGAACCAGAAGATCTTCCACGTCTTCTGCACAGAGGCCTCATCTGCTGCTTGGAACACGACCCTCCTAGAGGAATTCTGCTCGGGACTTTCTGAGCAGCTGAGCGTCCTGGAAGCCTGTCCCATGCAGGCGGCGGGAGTGGGAGAGACTCCCGGCATGAATGTGGACTCCATCCTGAGGAACTACTTCCAAAGAATCTCCCTCTACCTGCAAGAGAAGCAATACAGCCCTTGTGCCTGGGAGACTGTCAGAGCAGAAATCACGAGCTCCTTGTTTTCATCAACGATCTTGCAAGAAAGACTACGGCACAAGAAATGA
- the LOC113260293 gene encoding interferon alpha-1/2-like: MALPFSFLVALVVLSGNSLCSLGCDLPQNHGLFAWRALTLLGQMKRISLISCVHKYTHDFAFPKEVVDGKQLQKAQALSVVHVMNQKIFHIFCTEASSAAWNTTLLEEFCSGLSEQLSVLEACPMQAAGVGETPAMNVDSILRNYFQRISLYLQEKQYSPCAWETVRAEITSSLFSSTTLQERLRGKK, from the coding sequence atggccctgcccttctccttcttgGTGGCCCTGGTGGTACTCAGCGGcaactccctctgctctctgggctGTGACCTGCCTCAGAACCATGGCCTGTTTGCCTGGAGGGCCTTGACGCTCCTGGGACAAATGAAGAGAATCTCCCTTATCTCTTGTGTACACAAGTACACACATGACTTTGCCTTCCCCAAGGAGGTGGTTGatggcaagcagttgcagaaggCTCAAGCCCTCTCGGTCGTGCATGTGATGAACCAGAAGATCTTCCACATCTTCTGCACAGAGGCCTCATCTGCTGCTTGGAACACGACCCTCCTAGAGGAATTCTGCTCGGGACTTTCTGAGCAGCTGAGCGTCCTGGAAGCCTGTCCCATGCAGGCGGCGGGAGTGGGAGAGACTCCCGCCATGAATGTGGACTCCATCCTGAGGAACTACTTCCAAAGAATCTCCCTCTACCTGCAAGAGAAGCAATACAGCCCTTGTGCCTGGGAGACTGTCAGAGCAGAAATCACGAGCTCCTTGTTTTCATCAACAACCTTGCAAGAAAGGTTAAGGGGCAAGAAATGA